From the Aspergillus puulaauensis MK2 DNA, chromosome 1, nearly complete sequence genome, the window TTCAGCCAGCATTCTCCGGCCTCcggtctggatctggatctggataGATCGAATCATGTGGTTCTTGTTCGTCACCAAATAGGAGAATATAGACCCTGTCCATACGACCGGCGTTTGCTCCTTGGTTCCCCGAGTATTCGTCATCTTATGGCACGACGTTCATCCGGGATACCTTGGCTATCGTGCCTACCAGATGCCTTATTTCGACGTTATGTTCTAGGGCCGGCAGATTACGACTGTACTTCCTATTTATATATTGAATTTTATATGAATTCTTCAGCCGTCTCACTGATGTCGACTCTTCACCAAACCCCGGCACACTGTGCTTCTCGGAGGGTATTCGCGTCAGCCTTGGTGTACGAATACCTCAAGCAGTGCAATTAGCAATATACAAGaaaacaacatcctcccatTAACCTTGATAACGTACTCATATAATTCATACCCAAAGACGAACTACTCCGCGGGTCCCTCATGCATatccttcagcttcgccGCAGCCCGACGCCGACTCTCCTCACTCACAAGAGGATTATGCTGAGCCCTGTAGCCCAGTTAGCCACCGTATTCTACACACCCAGGCCCAACCGAGACCAGGTCGCATGCATAGTACATGATACATACCCTCTCAACCCCCCCGCAACTCTCGTCGGGctcttcggcttctcccGATAAAGCTCCTCCCTagccccctcctcatccagatccGTGAGAATCGTACGGGCATGCTCTTTCGCCTCCATCGAGACGAGCGGGTTGCTTAGAGCTCTGTATTCATTAGCCTCCATATATATACCTTCCCCCCTCCTGTCCTATCCACCGCTGCGGGACAAGTCAAGTTGATCCCGGTCACGTAACATACGCTTTATACCCCCTCGCCGCATTAATCCTCTCCTGCGGAGACGTCGGGCGttcatggccatggccatgtGCACTGCCTGCATGGCCgtggtggcgatgatgagtGGCGTGGTGCGGGCCCTCGTCGTGCATCTCCTGACGcgcttcgtcttcgtcgatgGTTTGGAGCATTTGCCTTGCGTGTTCTTTGGCTTCGGGTGAGACGTGGGGGTTGTGGAGGGCTCTAAGGTGATGGATATTGGTTAGTatggtatatatatacaacatACATGCATATATATTGTTTGTTGCGGTGCGTACGCTTTGTAGCCGCGTGCGGCGTTGATGCGCTCCTCGGGGGTTTCGTGGGCGGACATGGTCAAAGCTGTATAAAATAATCGACTGGTATATTGATGAGAAGGGTGAATGGATGATTTAAGAAATAATTGCTGAGGTTGAATAGGATGATTATCTTGGCTgtataaaactatatattgTGGTGATGTCAGGGTTGTGGTAGACTTTTCTTGTGGCAAGTCTGAATcgtatattttatttcattttCTTAATTGATTATCCTGATATCCAACAGTGGCATGGCATTCCCCGGATTACATGGTGGTGTTATGCTTTCTATGACATTCCGGCCCAGGCTGGAACGCGGAGAACGAGAAGTCTGTCTATACGGGGGTGGGCCTGTAGACGTCATTAAGGGCCAGACAAACAAAGCACATTCCTATTGTCCTGACTCAGCCCTAATCGAGGCCTGGTGGTGTGGATTCGATATCCGTGGATTGCAGTCTATATTGAACCAAACATTGAATTGCCATACATTCATGACGCGGGGATGGAGCGCCAAACGTCACTACAGACCATGAGTGATATCAAGCATAATAGAATGAGAACAACGACTCGGGTTGCACTCAACTTCAAATAAAAATACCAGATAACTACTGCAAAATGAGTTCCTGGGCTGACCCGCCCTCTAATGTGCGTCCCTTCACCACTTACCTATCAGTATAATGTTGTAGTATATCTAACTAGTATATCTAACCATATAGATCGTGTACGCCGGAATATCAAGCCTCTTCACCGAGGACTCCAGCACCAGATTCGCCATCGTGATCCGCAGTTCCTCCGAGCTGGTCAACTTCTTCGAATGCACGCTTCCCTTCCCGGACAGCCAGGAGGCCGCGACAGAAgtccccatcctcatcctcgacaagcTCATCCAATACCGCAATGTATTCCAGGAGAAGATCGCCGGGATCGCACTTCCGCAAGGACTATCGCAGCGGTGTCCCTCGCTCTCCATGAAACTGTGGGAAGTCCTCGACGCCGTTCCCCTGGTGAtagagcagcagaagcatcGGCGCGCGAAAGGCGACCAGGGCGAGCTGGCTACGTTTCTAGGGTGGGACGAGAAGCAAATGGACGAACAGGCGGATTCAATGGTGCGGAAGTGTATAAGGTTTGCAGTGCATTTTGTTAGAGAGGTTATGCTGTGTGCTGATTAGGTATAGGTACTTTGGTGTTGGACACATTCCGCTCGTGCGCCTGGATCTGCATGGCATGGTTGGGGTTGATAACGACTTCAGGGTGCACCTAGTGGACGAGATGGGCTACCAGCGCACTGTTGATGACTCGACTTGGCGTCTGGCGAGTTATTATGCTGATGACCTTAAAAGCAGGCAGACCAAGGTGGCCTTCTTCAGTATGACGCCTCATGCTAGGCCTGATTTGCCTACTAGACATGCCCTTATACGGTTGTCTCGATGCTTGGGTGTGGACTTTAAGTGGTATTATCATTCCCCAACACTTGGCTTCAGCGAATAGGTTAATTAATTCAATATATAGGTACGTCCCTCGACCACGGCCGCAGCTGCTCCCCATTGTCCGCAAGGTGGAAAACATCCTCCACTGCGCCAAAACACAAGGCGCACACCTGGCTGTCGACGAAGAACTCCGTATTCTAGAATGGGTCTACACAACAGCAAAGCGCTACTGGCTCAACGACGAGGGACCCCTTCGACCTCGCTTCAAGGGTGGTGCAGACGTTGTCGTTATCAGCGATGCCATACTGTCTCCCCTGGCCCTCATATCAAAGCAGTCCGACCCCAAACGGCCTGTCATATTCGAGAACAGGCTTCATGTGCACGATTGGAACGTCAATGATAAATCGAGTGCGGAATATCAGACTTGGGATTTCCTCCGTGCGAGACTGAAGGATGTTGATTTGCTGGTTTGCCAGGAGCCAAAGGGACTGGCGCCACCTCTTATGCTGGGGAAGAATGTTGGGTATATGTCGCCGGCCATTGATCAGTATGCATACTTACACCTGTTGGGTTGGGACGACTGGCTGACTGTTACAGACTCGACGGCAGGACCAAGCGTTTACACGACTGGGACGTCACCTTCTACGGCCGTGAATTCAATGCAATATGCCGTCTAGGAGGGAAGCCGGTAATTGACTATCCTCACGGTATACTCCCTTATCCCTAACCCTATCCCTTAACAGTAACAGGCGGATGACTGACGCCAGCCAGAGCAATATATCCTCCACCTAGCCCAACTAGTCCCCGACGAAGGCACCTTATGTCTACTAGATGCTTACAAGAAATTCTACCGCCGTCGCGAAGCCGACAGCCCAGGTCGTCCCGTCCCCAGACTCCTCCTCTGCTACTCCAGCTCCCCCAATAACGACGACAGCGCACCGGTGTACGCCAGCATAATCGCCCACATCGAGAATACCATGCCAGAGCTCGCCCAGAGTATTACGATCATCCAGCTCCGACCCCCCGATCAACTCTGGAACGTGCTTATCTCCAAAGCGATGGCAATCGTGCAGCTGAATGACTCCGAGGGCATCCCGGAGATTTTGCTCGGCGCGGCGCAGAAGGGCAAGCCGGTTATTGTGAGCAAGAACTGCGGGTATTTGTCTTTCCTGAAAGAGGAGGTTGGTGCTATTGTGCTTGATGGGGATTATACTGAAGGTATAGCGCATAATCTACTGCGTCTGGCGGCGGATGTGGCGCATGGAAAAGATCAGCCTGGGGTAGAGGGCTCAACGGCGCTTAACTCGAGGAGCACTACTGTTGGGAATGCTGTGAGCTGGTTTTATCTGGCTTCGAAGCTGTCCAagggtgaggatgttgagctgGGGGAGAGGGACGTTTACGCTTTGGCTGAAGAGGACAGGGGATAGTTGACTGTATATTGATATTTGAAAGGCCGGGTATGTAGTCTTTGGATGTATTTGTGTGTAAATATTGAAGTTTCATGGCTATACAGTAATTTGATTGATTTCAGATCCTCACGTTGGCCCAGTATGCAAACAGCCAGTAGAAGGAATATACCAGGCAGGCTACGATAAAATATCTGCACCCTACTCCTCCTGCTCTTGATTGCCCCCAGACAAGAGCGATAACAAACAAAGAGGACAATTATCATGCCCATTCAAAAACCAACTCTCCAAGCACTTCCCATGAAACACATGGTGGCACTGCAACGCATGGACTACACTTTCGTCGAAAACCGGATCGAGGCAGATAGTACTGATACATTATACAGTTAGTACATCATCCCAGCTaaatagaaagacgggaTAGTATACTACCTACCAGATCAACGACTGCGTAGAATACTCCACCAGATGACAATGAACAGCCGGCAGGTCCCTCAGCCAGTCCTTCAGCGTCTTGCTCGGAGCAACGGTATCTAGAGACTGTAGTCGCGCCTTCGCATCGTCATATGGGCGACCTTCCTCTATTATCCCGTCTGCCATAATGGCTAATGTTCGGCGCGCGGTGGCAGAAACTCGCAGGAGCCTGTTCGGTGTCAGTGCGTATGCAAGAGGGGTATATGAATGGCACACCAGAATACGCTGCAGATGCTTATGACGACCCATAGGAGGAGGAATATTCCTAGAAAGGTCAAGTCCTTTGCCGTGTATCTGTGCTGGTGACTCTCAGGGATATCTATTTCTAGCGGCTGCTGGTTTGGATTGGCCTCCATTGCGGTTTGTGCTCTCAGGGGAAGTCCAGAGAGACCCAGCGGTTTCCTGGTGGGAGCTGTGTAGCAGACATAGAAAGAGGGAAACATTGTACAAAGGACTCCCAAGAATAATAAAGCTAGCTACTTGGATGATAATAGCATCCGAAATGTGTAGTGGTGTCCCGCCAATACCCATATCCAGCCGCTGACAACGAGGTCGTACGGAATTCCAGGCATAAGAACCAATAGAATGACCTGACATTAAAGTCTCATGATCTCATGATCTAGACTCCGCGGCTCCCTAAATAAAAGAAACGGTATTATAGATCTCGACCGTGGTATGCCAAACCCTAATTCCAAACTTAACGGCCAACAGACCCTTGGCTATACTTGATATAAATACGCGTGTGACTTTTCTATAATTCTAAAAGTCATAATTAACCTCTCTATATGCACCTGTTTGATAAtatgatggtgatggtgatagTGGTGCCTATTATTGACAATGAAGATGGTTATACTGCTGCAGATGACCGAGACCATCGCGAGACAGCAGCTGCTACGAGCCTACACCTAGGGCTGAGCGGGATGCTTTtgtattataatataaaacgCTTGACAATGCGATACAAGAAAACCCTACATAGCCAGCCCCTTCACCTTAtcaagcttctccttcatcgcCGTCACCGACTCAGTAACCCTCTGCTCCTCATCCATACTCAGCGGCATATGAACCGTATGAACAATCCCAGTTCTCCCGAGAACAGCCGGATAACTGAAGCAGCACCCATACTCCGGCTGGAAGTGGCTGACCGGCCGGATATTATGCTTATCAAACAGAATCGAGGCACAGATGCTAGACACAATCGTCCCGATTCCAAATGGAGTCGCGCCTTTGGCACGGATGATACTTCGTGACCGGTTCTTGCATTCGTTCTCCAGATCTTTCTCTTTTATAAGCTTGCCAGGTGGCAGGGCTTTCTTTAGTGGGATGCCGCCCACTGCGGCGGAGGACCACGCGGTTACCTGGGTATCTCCATGGACGCCTAAGACATAGAGGTCGAGTGAATTTGCTGCAACCTGTATCTATCACTTAGCCTAGACAGTGAGGTAAGCAACGGAATATAAGACATACCCCAGCCTGGTCCGCCACCATACCGCGAAGCCGCACGGAGTCGGGAAACGTGCCAGAACCAAATACCTGCGAGGCCGGAAGTCCAGACAGCTCCTTAGCAAGCGACGTGAGCAGGTCCACGGGGTTTGCAACAACCAGCAGGATTGTATCTTTCTGGAATGGTTTCATCTCGTTCACTATTCCCCCTAGAATGCCGGCGTTGCGGTACAAGTAGTCGAGGCTGGTTTG encodes:
- a CDS encoding putative heat shock trehalose synthase (COG:M;~EggNog:ENOG410PHGT); translated protein: MSSWADPPSNIVYAGISSLFTEDSSTRFAIVIRSSSELVNFFECTLPFPDSQEAATEVPILILDKLIQYRNVFQEKIAGIALPQGLSQRCPSLSMKLWEVLDAVPLVIEQQKHRRAKGDQGELATFLGWDEKQMDEQADSMVRKCIRYFGVGHIPLVRLDLHGMVGVDNDFRVHLVDEMGYQRTVDDSTWRLASYYADDLKSRQTKVAFFSMTPHARPDLPTRHALIRLSRCLGVDFKWYVPRPRPQLLPIVRKVENILHCAKTQGAHLAVDEELRILEWVYTTAKRYWLNDEGPLRPRFKGGADVVVISDAILSPLALISKQSDPKRPVIFENRLHVHDWNVNDKSSAEYQTWDFLRARLKDVDLLVCQEPKGLAPPLMLGKNVGYMSPAIDQLDGRTKRLHDWDVTFYGREFNAICRLGGKPVIDYPHEQYILHLAQLVPDEGTLCLLDAYKKFYRRREADSPGRPVPRLLLCYSSSPNNDDSAPVYASIIAHIENTMPELAQSITIIQLRPPDQLWNVLISKAMAIVQLNDSEGIPEILLGAAQKGKPVIVSKNCGYLSFLKEEVGAIVLDGDYTEGIAHNLLRLAADVAHGKDQPGVEGSTALNSRSTTVGNAVSWFYLASKLSKGEDVELGERDVYALAEEDRG
- a CDS encoding uncharacterized protein (TransMembrane:1 (o27-49i)) produces the protein MEANPNQQPLEIDIPESHQHRYTAKDLTFLGIFLLLWVVISICSVFWLLRVSATARRTLAIMADGIIEEGRPYDDAKARLQSLDTVAPSKTLKDWLRDLPAVHCHLVEYSTQSLIW
- a CDS encoding lactate/malate dehydrogenase family protein (COG:C;~EggNog:ENOG410PIFA;~InterPro:IPR015955,IPR036291,IPR001557,IPR001236, IPR022383;~PFAM:PF00056,PF02866;~go_function: GO:0003824 - catalytic activity [Evidence IEA];~go_function: GO:0016491 - oxidoreductase activity [Evidence IEA];~go_function: GO:0016616 - oxidoreductase activity, acting on the CH-OH group of donors, NAD or NADP as acceptor [Evidence IEA];~go_process: GO:0005975 - carbohydrate metabolic process [Evidence IEA];~go_process: GO:0019752 - carboxylic acid metabolic process [Evidence IEA];~go_process: GO:0055114 - oxidation-reduction process [Evidence IEA]), whose product is MDGDSIDPERPARSIAIIGVGQVGSAAAYSLILGSVASDLFLVDNRSEWRDGQVRDLSDVAYAIGSRTRVRAATHQEARQCDIIVITAGSKYFYGQTSLDYLYRNAGILGGIVNEMKPFQKDTILLVVANPVDLLTSLAKELSGLPASQVFGSGTFPDSVRLRGMVADQAGVAANSLDLYVLGVHGDTQVTAWSSAAVGGIPLKKALPPGKLIKEKDLENECKNRSRSIIRAKGATPFGIGTIVSSICASILFDKHNIRPVSHFQPEYGCCFSYPAVLGRTGIVHTVHMPLSMDEEQRVTESVTAMKEKLDKVKGLAM
- a CDS encoding Con-6 family protein (COG:S;~EggNog:ENOG410PSXE;~InterPro:IPR018824;~PFAM:PF10346) — translated: MSAHETPEERINAARGYKAALHNPHVSPEAKEHARQMLQTIDEDEARQEMHDEGPHHATHHRHHGHAGSAHGHGHERPTSPQERINAARGYKAALSNPLVSMEAKEHARTILTDLDEEGAREELYREKPKSPTRVAGGLRGAQHNPLVSEESRRRAAAKLKDMHEGPAE